The Pelmatolapia mariae isolate MD_Pm_ZW linkage group LG9, Pm_UMD_F_2, whole genome shotgun sequence genome has a segment encoding these proteins:
- the klhl15 gene encoding kelch-like protein 15 isoform X1 produces the protein MSDGARAGWSKRGCGDSHRREPGKHKHRKCERPLSAQPSKPVIVRPGSKRCVMSGADVEVYLSQVHDGSVSSGFRALYEERLLLDVTLLIEEHHFQAHKALLATQSDYFRVMFTADMRERDQDKIHMKGLTAAGFGHILRFMYYGSLELSMPTVQEILQAAMYVQLTEAVEFCCSFLLAKICLENCAEVMRLLEDFSVGVEGVQEQLDNFLLENFVPLMSRPDFLSYLSLERLQAYLNSDALSRFPEIELYEAVQAWLRHDRRRWRHTDTIVQSIRFCLMTPANIFEKVKTSEFYRYSRQLRQEVDQALSYFHDVNQQPLVETRSNRIRSVRPQTAVFRGMIGHSMVNSKILLLQRPKVWWELEGPQVPLRPDCLAIVNNFAFLLGGEELGPDGEFHASSKVYRYDPRQNSWLRMADMSVPRSEFAVGVIGKFIYAVAGRTRDETFYSTERYDITEDRWEFVDPYPVNKYGHEGTVLNGKLYITGGITSSSTSKQVCVFDPGREAGGGGGGGSAGGSDSQRTRAGRGPPLPGTHASCWENKSKMNYARCFHKMISHNGKLYVFGGVCVILRASFESQGCPSTEVYNPETDEWTILASMPIGRSGHGVAVLDRQIMVLGGLCYNGHYSDSILTFDPEENKWKEDEYPRMPCKLDGLQVCSLHFPEYVLEHVRRCS, from the exons ATGTCCGACGGAGCCAGAGCTGGCTGGTCGAAGAGGGGTTGTGGAGATTCGCACCGCCGAG AACCAGGGAAGCACAAGCACAGGAAATGCGAGCGGCCCCTTAGCGCTCAGCCGTCGAAGCCTGTGATTGTTCGCCCGGGCTCCAAAAG GTGTGTTATGTCGGGGGCGGATGTGGAGGTGTACCTGTCTCAGGTGCACGATGGGAGCGTGTCGTCGGGCTTCAGGGCGCTGTACGAGGAGCGTCTGCTGCTGGACGTCACGCTATTGATCGAGGAGCACCACTTCCAG GCCCACAAGGCGCTGCTGGCCACCCAGAGCGACTACTTCCGGGTCATGTTCACGGCAGACATGAGGGAGCGGGACCAGGACAAGATCCACATGAAGGGGCTAACGGCTGCTGGGTTCGGCCACATTCTCCGCTTCATGTACTACGGCTCGCTGGAGCTCAGCATGCCCACGGTGCAGGAGATCCTGCAG GCGGCCATGTACGTCCAGCTGACGGAGGCGGTGGAGTTCTGCTGCTCCTTCCTGCTGGCTAAGATCTGCCTGGAGAACTGCGCCGAGGTCATGCGTCTCCTGGAGGACTTCAGCGTGGGCGTGGAGGGCGTCCAGGAGCAGCTCGACAACTTCCTGCTCGAAAACTTTGTCCCACTCATGAGCCGACCCGACTTCCTGTCCTACCTCAGCCTCGAGAGACTGCAG GCGTACTTGAACAGTGACGCTCTGAGTCGCTTCCCAGAAATCGAGCTGTACGAAGCAGTGCAGGCGTGGCTGCGGCACGACCGGCGGCGCTGGAGGCACACGGACACCATCGTGCAGTCCATCCGCTTCTGTCTCATGACCCCGGCCAACATCTTTGAGAAG GTGAAGACGTCGGAGTTCTACCGTTACTCCAGGCAGCTGCGGCAGGAGGTCGATCAGGCTCTCAGCTACTTTCATGATGTCAACCAGCAGCCTCTGGTGGAGACGCGCTCCAACCGCATCCGCTCCGTCCGCCCGCAGACGGCCGTGTTCAGGGGAATGATTGGCCACAGCATGGTCAACAGCAAGATCCTCCTGCTGCAGCGTCCAAAG GTGTGGTGGGAGCTGGAGGGACCTCAGGTGCCGCTGCGACCCGACTGCCTGGCCATCGTCAACAACTTCGCCTTCCTGCTGGGCGGAGAGGAGCTGGGGCCTGACGGTGAATTTCACGCCTCCTCTAAAGTGTACCGCTACGACCCTCGACAGAACTCGTGGCTACGCATGGCGGACATGTCTGTGCCCAG GTCAGAGTTCGCCGTGGGCGTCATTGGAAAGTTTATTTATGCCGTGGCGGGCCGCACGCGAGACGAGACCTTCTACTCCACGGAGCGATATGACATCACAGAGGACCGCTGGGAGTTCGTGGACCCGTACCCCGTTAACAAGTACGGCCACGAAGGAACCGTCCTGAACGGGAAACTGTACATCACGGGCGGcatcacctcctcctccacctccaaacaGGTGTGCGTGTTCGATCCGGGCCGGGAAGCAGGAGGTGGGGGCGGAGGGGGGAGCGCGGGCGGGTCGGACTCACAAAGGACACGCGCTGGCCGCGGCCCGCCTCTGCCCGGCACCCACGCCAGCTGCTGGGAGAACAAATCTAAAATGAACTACGCCCGCTGCTTCCACAAGATGATCTCTCACAACGGGAAGCTGTACGTGTTCGGAGGCGTGTGCGTGATCCTGCGGGCGTCCTTCGAGTCGCAGGGCTGCCCATCCACGGAGGTGTACAACCCAGAGACTGACGAGTGGACCATCCTCGCCTCCATGCCCATCGGGCGCAGCGGTCACGGGGTGGCGGTGCTGGACAGGCAGATCATGGTGCTGGGTGGTCTGTGTTACAACGGCCATTACAGTGACTCCATCCTCACATTCGACCCAGAGGAAAACAAGTGGAAGGAGGACGAGTATCCCAGGATGCCTTGCAAACTGGACGGTCTGCAGGTGTGCAGTCTGCACTTCCCAGAGTACGTGCTAGAGCACGTGAGACGCTGCAGCTGA
- the klhl15 gene encoding kelch-like protein 15 isoform X2: MPVANQRCVMSGADVEVYLSQVHDGSVSSGFRALYEERLLLDVTLLIEEHHFQAHKALLATQSDYFRVMFTADMRERDQDKIHMKGLTAAGFGHILRFMYYGSLELSMPTVQEILQAAMYVQLTEAVEFCCSFLLAKICLENCAEVMRLLEDFSVGVEGVQEQLDNFLLENFVPLMSRPDFLSYLSLERLQAYLNSDALSRFPEIELYEAVQAWLRHDRRRWRHTDTIVQSIRFCLMTPANIFEKVKTSEFYRYSRQLRQEVDQALSYFHDVNQQPLVETRSNRIRSVRPQTAVFRGMIGHSMVNSKILLLQRPKVWWELEGPQVPLRPDCLAIVNNFAFLLGGEELGPDGEFHASSKVYRYDPRQNSWLRMADMSVPRSEFAVGVIGKFIYAVAGRTRDETFYSTERYDITEDRWEFVDPYPVNKYGHEGTVLNGKLYITGGITSSSTSKQVCVFDPGREAGGGGGGGSAGGSDSQRTRAGRGPPLPGTHASCWENKSKMNYARCFHKMISHNGKLYVFGGVCVILRASFESQGCPSTEVYNPETDEWTILASMPIGRSGHGVAVLDRQIMVLGGLCYNGHYSDSILTFDPEENKWKEDEYPRMPCKLDGLQVCSLHFPEYVLEHVRRCS; this comes from the exons ATGCCCGTGGCCAATCAGAG GTGTGTTATGTCGGGGGCGGATGTGGAGGTGTACCTGTCTCAGGTGCACGATGGGAGCGTGTCGTCGGGCTTCAGGGCGCTGTACGAGGAGCGTCTGCTGCTGGACGTCACGCTATTGATCGAGGAGCACCACTTCCAG GCCCACAAGGCGCTGCTGGCCACCCAGAGCGACTACTTCCGGGTCATGTTCACGGCAGACATGAGGGAGCGGGACCAGGACAAGATCCACATGAAGGGGCTAACGGCTGCTGGGTTCGGCCACATTCTCCGCTTCATGTACTACGGCTCGCTGGAGCTCAGCATGCCCACGGTGCAGGAGATCCTGCAG GCGGCCATGTACGTCCAGCTGACGGAGGCGGTGGAGTTCTGCTGCTCCTTCCTGCTGGCTAAGATCTGCCTGGAGAACTGCGCCGAGGTCATGCGTCTCCTGGAGGACTTCAGCGTGGGCGTGGAGGGCGTCCAGGAGCAGCTCGACAACTTCCTGCTCGAAAACTTTGTCCCACTCATGAGCCGACCCGACTTCCTGTCCTACCTCAGCCTCGAGAGACTGCAG GCGTACTTGAACAGTGACGCTCTGAGTCGCTTCCCAGAAATCGAGCTGTACGAAGCAGTGCAGGCGTGGCTGCGGCACGACCGGCGGCGCTGGAGGCACACGGACACCATCGTGCAGTCCATCCGCTTCTGTCTCATGACCCCGGCCAACATCTTTGAGAAG GTGAAGACGTCGGAGTTCTACCGTTACTCCAGGCAGCTGCGGCAGGAGGTCGATCAGGCTCTCAGCTACTTTCATGATGTCAACCAGCAGCCTCTGGTGGAGACGCGCTCCAACCGCATCCGCTCCGTCCGCCCGCAGACGGCCGTGTTCAGGGGAATGATTGGCCACAGCATGGTCAACAGCAAGATCCTCCTGCTGCAGCGTCCAAAG GTGTGGTGGGAGCTGGAGGGACCTCAGGTGCCGCTGCGACCCGACTGCCTGGCCATCGTCAACAACTTCGCCTTCCTGCTGGGCGGAGAGGAGCTGGGGCCTGACGGTGAATTTCACGCCTCCTCTAAAGTGTACCGCTACGACCCTCGACAGAACTCGTGGCTACGCATGGCGGACATGTCTGTGCCCAG GTCAGAGTTCGCCGTGGGCGTCATTGGAAAGTTTATTTATGCCGTGGCGGGCCGCACGCGAGACGAGACCTTCTACTCCACGGAGCGATATGACATCACAGAGGACCGCTGGGAGTTCGTGGACCCGTACCCCGTTAACAAGTACGGCCACGAAGGAACCGTCCTGAACGGGAAACTGTACATCACGGGCGGcatcacctcctcctccacctccaaacaGGTGTGCGTGTTCGATCCGGGCCGGGAAGCAGGAGGTGGGGGCGGAGGGGGGAGCGCGGGCGGGTCGGACTCACAAAGGACACGCGCTGGCCGCGGCCCGCCTCTGCCCGGCACCCACGCCAGCTGCTGGGAGAACAAATCTAAAATGAACTACGCCCGCTGCTTCCACAAGATGATCTCTCACAACGGGAAGCTGTACGTGTTCGGAGGCGTGTGCGTGATCCTGCGGGCGTCCTTCGAGTCGCAGGGCTGCCCATCCACGGAGGTGTACAACCCAGAGACTGACGAGTGGACCATCCTCGCCTCCATGCCCATCGGGCGCAGCGGTCACGGGGTGGCGGTGCTGGACAGGCAGATCATGGTGCTGGGTGGTCTGTGTTACAACGGCCATTACAGTGACTCCATCCTCACATTCGACCCAGAGGAAAACAAGTGGAAGGAGGACGAGTATCCCAGGATGCCTTGCAAACTGGACGGTCTGCAGGTGTGCAGTCTGCACTTCCCAGAGTACGTGCTAGAGCACGTGAGACGCTGCAGCTGA
- the eif2s3 gene encoding eukaryotic translation initiation factor 2 subunit 3 has product MAGDESGTTLGQPHLAKQDLSTLDVSTLTPLSPEIISRQATINIGTIGHVAHGKSTVVKAISGVHTVRFKNELERNITIKLGYANAKVYKLDDPSCPRPECYRSCGSSTPDEFPTDIPGTKGNFKLVRHVSFVDCPGHDILMATMLNGAAVMDAALLLIAGNESCPQPQTSEHLAAIEIMKLKHILILQNKIDLVKESQAKEQYEQILAFVQGTVAEGAPIIPISAQLKYNIEVVCEYIVKKIPVPIRDFTSEPRLIVIRSFDVNKPGCEVDDLKGGVAGGSILKGVLKVGQEIEVRPGIVSKDQEGKLMCKPIFSKIVSLFAEHNDLQYAAPGGLIGVGTKIDPTLCRADRMVGQVLGAVGALPEIFTELEISYFLLRRLLGVRTEGDKKAAKVQKLSKNEVLMVNIGSLSTGGRVSAVKADLAKIVLTNPVCTEVGEKIALSRRVEKHWRLIGWGQIRRGVTITPTVDDD; this is encoded by the exons ATGGCGGGCGACGAGTCAGGCACAACGCTCGGTCAGCCTCACTTGGCCAAACAGGACCTCAGTACTCTG gaCGTGTCGACCTTGACACCTCTCTCTCCGGAGATCATCAGCAGACAGGCCACCATCAATATCG GCACCATCGGTCATGTGGCCCACGGAAAGTCCACAGTAGTGAAAGCTATTTCTGGCGTGCACACTGTCAGGTTCAAGAATGAGCTGGAGAGGAACATCACCATCAAGCTTGGATATGCCAATGCTAAG GTCTACAAGCTGGATGATCCCAGCTGTCCCCGGCCAGAGTGCTACAGGTCATGTGGCAGCAGCACTCCAGACGAGTTTCCCACAGACATCCCTGGCACCAAGGGCAACTTCAAACTGGTCAG ACATGTGTCGTTCGTGGACTGTCCCGGTCACGACATTTTGATGGCAACTATGTTGAACGGAGCAGCCGTTATGGACGCAGCTCTCCTGCTGATTG CTGGCAATGAGTCGTGTCCCCAGCCCCAGACATCAGAGCATCTGGCTGCCATTGAAATCATGAAGCTGAAGCACATCCTCATCCTGCAGAACAAGATTGACCTGGTGAAGGAGAGCCAGGCTAAAGAGCAGTATGAGCAGATCCTGGCCTTCGTGCAGG GCACAGTGGCCGAGGGTGCTCCCATCATTCCCATCTCAGCCCAGCTGAAGTACAACATCGAGGTGGTTTGTGAGTACATCGTCAAAAAGATCCCCGTGCCCATCAGAGATTTCACATCCGAGCCCAGACTCATTG tCATTCGATCCTTTGATGTGAACAAACCCGGCTGTGAGGTCGACGACCTGAAAGGAGGTGTGGCCGGAGGAAGTATCCTTAAGGGTGTGCTCAAG GTGGGTCAGGAGATCGAGGTGCGGCCAGGTATCGTGTCCAAAGACCAGGAGGGAAAGCTGATGTGCAAACCCATCTTCTCAAAGATCGTCTCTCTGTTCGCCGAGCACAACGATCTGCAGTACGCTGCTCCCGGAGGCCTCATCG gTGTGGGTACTAAGATCGACCCGACGCTGTGCCGAGCAGATCGTATGGTCGGTCAGGTGCTAGGCGCCGTCGGAGCGCTCCCGGAGATCTTCACTGAGCTCGAGATCTCCTATTTCCTGCTCAGGAGGCTGCTTGGAGTCCGCACGGAGGGAGACAAGAAGGCTGCTAAG GTTCAGAAACTGTCCAAGAACGAGGTGCTGATGGTAAACATCGGCTCGCTGTCGACAGGCGGCCGTGTCAGTGCGGTCAAAGCTGATCTGGCCAAAATCGTGCTGACTAACCCGGTGTGCACAGAGGTCGGAGAGAAGATCGCTCTGAGCAGACGTGTGGAGAAACACTGGCG TCTGATTGGTTGGGGACAAATCAGGAGAGGCGTGACCATCACACCCACAGTGGACGACGACTGA